The following proteins are co-located in the Citrobacter freundii ATCC 8090 = MTCC 1658 = NBRC 12681 genome:
- a CDS encoding fimbrial protein: MNPLKIVKLVVLFCLPIFSSTSYAITCTANSVSVHVDPIKISRSTAAGDTVWVSNSQTVSVTCSDTDHMPQGEAARIYIDPDHEFAHFLQGTNMKLVVSIDGRSYDQSAQAVTTQYQATLPRTGSNGYCNSNSHRNTSACLALPQTFSFTFNLSLVATGKLPDPLPALAGRTINKVFVVDGIGGINACSTHCSASNPAKNFGPALTGLNNISYINCEPIVLIASDNGTDTVEFGRISITEAKAGKDNSHSKQFAVIAAEAAGKHECRGINYAITFTGTTHNSGTVFTGQGTPDIGVTLQDAARPGAGDIISGNRIDFTSGAFNNQSDSRRKEFMATLFWLKNPPQPGAFSIPVNATVTFK, from the coding sequence ATGAATCCGTTAAAAATAGTTAAACTCGTGGTGCTGTTTTGTTTGCCGATCTTCAGTAGTACAAGCTATGCGATTACCTGTACAGCAAACAGCGTCTCTGTACACGTTGATCCGATTAAAATTAGCCGCAGCACCGCCGCCGGAGACACCGTCTGGGTGTCCAATTCACAAACCGTTAGCGTCACCTGCAGCGACACGGACCATATGCCCCAGGGCGAAGCGGCCAGAATCTACATCGATCCCGACCATGAGTTTGCGCATTTTTTGCAGGGAACCAATATGAAACTGGTGGTGAGCATCGATGGTCGTTCTTACGATCAGAGCGCGCAGGCCGTCACCACGCAATATCAGGCAACGCTGCCCCGAACAGGTTCAAACGGCTACTGCAATAGTAACAGCCACAGAAATACCAGTGCCTGCCTGGCACTTCCGCAAACTTTCTCTTTCACCTTTAACCTCAGTCTGGTCGCCACCGGAAAGCTCCCGGATCCTTTGCCCGCACTGGCGGGTCGCACCATCAACAAAGTTTTCGTCGTCGATGGTATCGGCGGCATTAACGCTTGCAGTACGCATTGTTCCGCCAGCAATCCGGCAAAAAACTTTGGCCCCGCGCTGACCGGCCTGAATAACATCAGTTATATCAACTGCGAACCGATCGTCTTGATCGCCTCTGATAATGGAACGGATACCGTCGAGTTTGGCAGGATCAGCATTACCGAAGCCAAAGCGGGCAAGGATAACAGCCACAGCAAACAGTTTGCCGTTATCGCTGCAGAAGCTGCCGGGAAGCATGAATGTCGCGGCATCAATTACGCGATAACCTTTACCGGCACCACGCACAACAGCGGCACGGTTTTTACCGGTCAGGGTACGCCGGATATCGGCGTTACACTTCAGGATGCTGCACGGCCCGGCGCCGGGGATATTATCAGCGGCAACCGCATCGATTTTACCAGCGGCGCGTTTAACAACCAGAGCGACAGTCGGCGCAAAGAGTTCATGGCGACCCTGTTCTGGCTGAAGAACCCTCCTCAACCAGGCGCATTTAGTATCCCGGTCAATGCGACAGTGACCTTTAAATAA
- a CDS encoding sensor histidine kinase, giving the protein MKWVKPQSLYLQLLMFLGLPLMLLWGLSAFNSYVSALQAATQAYDRTLLSSARTVSERLVVRNKQLEVNVPWVVLDSFELNMNDRLYYKVVDPAGKVISGYDDLPAMPPATSRTRLYPALAWFYHTEYRGEAIRVARLLQPVNEGGIVGMAEIYVAETLQSRRYLARQLLFSSWVSQGLLVLLTLVLVGWLLRRVLRPMRQLSSLMVRREPGLLTPLPELLPWSETRLLIVAFNRYLDRLRGLISRQERFSADASHQLKTPLAVLKTQAAVALASQQPQQWYESLQAMSTTLDNTIQLTERLLQLSAVKRKEQGERHFSPVNLYEVVQTSCFTRLAQARSKGIDLGYEGDQDAVWVEGDEVLLGELCGNLLDNALKYTPPYGVVTARLRREGEAVVLVVEDSGPGIDEQMVHQALLPFHRLDNVGNIPGAGIGLALVNDIARLHRTHPQLSRSEALGGLSVRMRFLCLEREGQDDRCRPAPVI; this is encoded by the coding sequence TTATACCTGCAACTGCTGATGTTTTTGGGCCTGCCGCTAATGTTGCTGTGGGGCCTGTCAGCATTTAACAGCTATGTCAGTGCGCTACAGGCGGCGACCCAGGCGTATGACCGCACGCTGCTTTCATCCGCCAGGACCGTCTCCGAGCGGCTGGTGGTGCGCAATAAACAGTTAGAAGTGAATGTGCCATGGGTGGTGCTGGACAGCTTTGAATTGAATATGAACGACCGACTGTATTACAAAGTGGTTGATCCGGCGGGGAAGGTTATCTCTGGTTATGACGATTTACCGGCGATGCCGCCTGCAACTTCGCGCACGCGGCTTTATCCGGCGCTGGCATGGTTTTATCACACTGAATATCGCGGTGAGGCAATCCGTGTGGCGCGTCTGCTGCAGCCTGTCAACGAAGGTGGCATTGTTGGCATGGCGGAGATTTATGTTGCCGAAACGCTGCAATCGCGGCGTTATCTGGCGCGACAGCTGTTGTTTTCCTCGTGGGTCTCGCAAGGGCTGCTGGTACTACTGACTCTGGTGCTGGTTGGCTGGCTGCTGCGCCGGGTGCTACGCCCGATGCGCCAGCTGTCATCGCTGATGGTGCGTCGTGAGCCGGGGCTACTGACGCCGCTGCCGGAGCTGCTGCCGTGGTCGGAAACCCGTCTACTGATTGTGGCGTTTAACCGCTATCTGGACCGACTTCGCGGCCTGATTTCTCGCCAGGAGCGCTTCAGCGCGGATGCTTCCCATCAGCTTAAAACGCCGTTGGCAGTGCTGAAAACTCAGGCGGCGGTGGCTCTCGCCAGTCAGCAGCCGCAGCAGTGGTACGAGAGTCTGCAAGCCATGAGTACCACGCTGGATAACACCATTCAACTGACTGAAAGGCTGTTGCAGTTGTCTGCGGTGAAGCGCAAAGAGCAAGGGGAAAGGCATTTCTCGCCAGTTAATCTGTATGAGGTGGTGCAAACCAGCTGTTTTACCCGACTGGCGCAAGCGCGTAGTAAAGGGATCGATCTGGGCTATGAAGGGGATCAGGACGCGGTGTGGGTTGAGGGCGACGAAGTCTTGCTCGGGGAACTGTGCGGGAATCTGCTGGATAACGCACTGAAATACACGCCGCCGTATGGCGTGGTGACTGCCCGACTGCGGCGAGAAGGAGAGGCTGTGGTGCTGGTGGTTGAAGATAGCGGGCCAGGCATTGATGAACAAATGGTGCATCAGGCGCTGCTCCCGTTTCATCGTCTGGATAACGTCGGCAATATTCCTGGGGCAGGAATCGGTCTGGCGCTGGTCAACGACATTGCTCGCCTGCATCGTACGCACCCACAGCTATCCCGGAGTGAAGCATTAGGCGGGTTAAGCGTACGGATGCGGTTTTTATGTCTGGAGCGAGAAGGGCAGGACGATCGGTGTCGTCCTGCGCCCGTTATTTAA